The Geothrix sp. DNA segment CTGCTGGCCTGCTTCGCGGCCCTGGGCGCCAGCTTCGACTGTGCGTCGATCGGTGAATTGGAGCGGGTGGAGGCGCTGGGGCTGCCGCCCGGCCGCACCTTCTTCGCGGGGCCGGGCAAGCGGGAGGCGGAGTTGAAGAAGGCCCTGGCCATGGGCGTGCGGGTCCAGGCCGAGGGCTTCGAGGACCTGGCGCGCCTCGACGTGCTGGTGGACCGCGAGACCGCCGTGAACCTGCGGGTGCACCCCGCCTTCGACATCGACGAGGGCAACCGCATCATCGGCGGCAGCGGGCCCTCGGCCTTCGGCGTGGACGAGGAGGCTGTGCCCGCCCTGCTCCAGAAGGCCGCGAACCTGCGCCACGTGCGCATCCGCGGTCTGCACGTGTTCGCCGCCAGCAACCAGCGCGACGCGGCCAAGCTGCTGGCCATCCACGGCGCGGTGCTGTCCCTGGCGCAGCGCCTGCACGAGGCCCACGGATTGGCCTTCGAGCAGATCGATCTGGGCGGTGGCCTGGGCATCCCCTACGCGTCGGAGCAGGCCCCGCTGGACCTCGCGACCCTGGGGCGCGGCCACGCCGAGCTGCTGGCGCGGCATCCCTGGTTCACGGGTGAGCTGATCCTGGAGCCCGGCCGCTTCCTGGCGGGGCCCTGCGGCATGTACCTGGCCCGGGTGGTGCGGATCAAGGAGAGCCGCGGCACGCGCTTCGCCATCCTGGAGGGCGGCATCAACCACCTGATCCGCCCCCTGCTCACGGGCGAGCCCTTCCCCGTGAAGGCCGTGGGCAAGGGCGAAGGCTCCGTGCAGTACACGCTGGCCGGGCCCCTCTGCACCAGCCTGGATCGCCTGGGGGAGGCGCGCCTGCCGGAGCTGGCCGCGGGCGATCTGCTGGCCTTCGGCAGCACCGGCGCCTATGGCCTGAACGAAGGCATGACCCACTTCCTGAGCCATCCGGTACCGCCAGAAGTATGGGTAGGTTGAGCTAGCTGAGCAGCGGGATCCAGGCGGGCTGCTGGTTCTTGGGCAGGGCCTTCACCTTTTCCAGGAGCTTCAGGCGCACCTGCCAGATCTTGTCGCCGGGGAAGAGGGCGCGGCCCCGCAGCAGGTCCTCCTCGGCCTCGTCCCACTTGGCCTGGCTGGCGTGGGCGAAGCAGAGGGTGAGGTGCAACCGCCCCGCCCGGCTGCGCAGATCCGCGCTGTCGGGCTGGGCGCGCAGCAGCGCGTCCACCACCTTGCGGGCAGCCTCGAGGTCGCCGTTCTGCAGGTGCTTCTGGAACTCGGGCAGGCTGGCGCCGCTGACCCCGCCCGCGAGGCCGGCCCGCGCCTTCTCCAGCAGCTGGGCGCCGGCGGCATCGTTGGGGCTGGCTTTCACCAGGGCCTCGGCCCGCAGGTAGGCGCGCAGGGGATCGGCGCCCATGGCGCTCTCGGCCTCCTGCCGCAGGGCGCCGGGGGATTCGGTCAGGTCGGGGGCCTGGGCCTGCTGGGCCACGGGGGCCACGGCGGCAGCCCGGGCGGCGCGGACCTCCTCCTTCAGGGCCTGGTCCTTGCGGTAGCCGTGGACGAGGGCCAGCACCACGATCACGGCCAGCAGGCCGCCGCCGATGGCCGCGAGGAACTTGGGCTCCCTCAGCCAGGGCATCTGCTCGGTGGCCTCCCGCAGGCGGTCCGGTAGGGAGGGGCCCTCCCGGGGGGCGGTGGAGGTCTGCTGCAGGGCGGCCGGGGGCTCGACGCCCTGGGGCTCGCCGGGAGCCGGGTAGTCGTCCACGGCCATGGCGATGCGGCCCTGGGCATCCAGGGTCATCACGGGGGCCGCGGGGCGGGTTTCGGGCGCGGGGCGGCCGGCGGGCTTCCGGCAGCGCTCCAGGCCGTTCAGGGCCCGGGCGTTGCCCGGATCCAGGCGCAGGGCCTGCTGGAAGGTGAAGGCGGCCTCCTCGTGGCGCTGGAGGCTGAGCAGGTGTTCGGCCTGCCGGAGCTTCAGGTCGAGGCTGTCGGGTTCCACGGGGGCGGTGGGAGCGGACGCCGGAGCCGTCAACGCCGAGGTGGCCTGGCCCACCTCCTTGCGGGCCTCCCGCAGGTAGCCCGCGATCTCGTGCCGCTCAGGTTCCAGGGCGAGGATCCGCTCCCACTTGGTGATGGCCTCTTCGGTCAGGCCCATGTCGTAGAGCTGGACGGCCTCCCGCAGCAGCTTGTCGATGTCCTCATCGGCATGATGGGCCGCCACGGACACGGGGGCCGGAGCGGGCTCGGCGTGGATGGGCCCCAGGCCCAGCTCGCGGCGGGCCCCGTTGGCGTAGCCCCGGGCGAGGGCGTGGGCCGGATCCAGCGTCAGGACCTGGTCCCATTTCTTCAGGGCGTCCTGGAGCTGGCCCATGTCGTAGAGGGTGCAGCCCTCGGCCAGCAGGCGCTCGGGATCCAGCTGGCCCGTGATCACCTTCGGCGGCTCCGCCACGGCGGCCAGGGCCGCCTCCGGCGACGTGGAGCGAGGATCCGCCTGGACTGGGGCCGGAACCGGCGCGGGGACGGGCTCGGGTGCGGGCGGGGGCTCGGGTGCGGCCACAACCGCCGGCTCGGGCTCGGGCTCGGGCTCGGGGGGAGCGGGCGGCGCGGCCTGGGCGGCGGCCTCCCGGAGGGCCAGGAGGTGCTGCTTCACGGCAAGCAGGCGCTCCCTGGCTTCGCCGTGGGTGGGGTTCTGCTTGAGGATGGCCTGCCAGATCTGTCCAGCCTTGACGACCTCCCCCTGGGCGAAGAGATCATCCGCCTGGCGGAGGTAGGGCGCGTAGGGATCGGTGGTCATGGTGTCTTTCGCGGTCAGTGCAGCGGGAACTCTTCCGTGTTGCGCACCAGGAGCATGAAGGTGCTGTTCCCGCAGGTGAATTCCTGCTGGCTGATGAGCTGGACCGGGCCCGTGATGCGCTCGCCGTTCACCAGGGTGCCGTTGGTGGACTGCTGGTCGCTGATCCACACCGTGCCGTCCTTGTGGATCTCCAGCAGGGCGTGCCGGCGCGAGGTCTCCGGATCGCGCGTGACCACGTCGCCCTCCTCCCGGCCGATGACGATCTGGGGCTGCTCGAGGACCTGCACGGTGGAGGCCTGGGGCCCGGTCAGGAAGGCCAGGGTGAACTTCAGGCCCGGGGGCATGCCCGGCACCTGGAGGCCGGCGGCCACCAGCATGGCTTCCCGGTCCCGCTTGGCGGTGGTGCGGGCCGCGGGGATGGGTGTGGGGGGCGTGGGCTCGGCTTCGGGCATGAAGGCCGGCATGGGATGGGCGAGGGTGCCGTCCAGGGGTGCCTGGGCCAGGGCCGGATTGGCCACTTCGAAGACATGGCTGCACTTGGGGCACTTGAACCGCTTGCTCCGGGCGGCACCGAAACGGCCGTCATCGTACTGGAAGCGGGCCTGGCAGGCCGGGCACACCACAATCATCGAGCCCCCGTGAAGCTTTTGAAGTGTACCTACTTCTTGCGCGTGGCGAAGAAGCTGAATTCACTGCGCAGGGGGATGCCCTCCGGCAGCTTGAAGCCGATGACCCCGGAGGGCAGGGCCTGGTTGATCCTCAGGGCGCCCAGCTCCAGGAACCAGGAATCCCCGCTGCGCTCGATCCACTGGATCTGGCGCGGCAGCCAGGTCTCCTTATCCACCCAGAGGTTGAGGGCCTGCATCCGCTTGCGCAGGGACAGGGTGCGGGGGGCGAGGGCCAGGAACCAGGTGTTGGAGCCGTCCTTCGCCTCGCTCAGCGAGATCTGGAAGTAGTCGGAGAGGTAGCTGAGTTTCTGGCCGAGGCCGAGGAACTTGCGGTCGGAGTTCTTGATGAGGCCGATCTTCATGAGCTCGCCTTCGCGGGCCTCGGGGCTGTACGAGATGAGGGCCTTGGGGGTGAGGTGCAGGACCAGGTCTTCCGGGGGCTGGAAGGCGAAGTGGGCGAAGTCGGAGCCCTGGAGGTACATGGTGCCCTTGGTGACCGAGGGCGTCTTCAGCAGGGCCCGGCGCAGGGTGAGGGTGAAGGGGCACTGGAGGGTCTGGACCTGGGCCTGGGCAGCATCGAAGCGCTCCACCACCTCCTTCAGGGGGGGCGGGGCCTGGCCGGCCAGGGGCAAGGCGAGGAGGAGCAGGGCGAGGGTGGATCGGAACATGGAGGCTCTCAGGCGGGTGCGGCGGACAGGCTCAGGGGTTCCCGCTGGTGGGCCACGTGCAGGGCCACGGCGCTGCCCCGCAGAACCTCCTCCGCGGCGAAGCGGGCCAGGTCGGGATGGTTGTTGGACTCGCTGAGGTGGGCGAGGACGAGGGCCTTCAGCCGGGGCGAGCAGACCCGGGCCAGCAGCTCGGCCATGGACGCGTTGCTGAGGTGACCCACCCGGCTGAGGATGCGGGCCTTGAGCTGGGGCGGATAGTCGCCCTCGCGCAGCATGTCCACATCGTGGTTGGCCTCCAGCACCAGGAGGTCCAGGTCCTGCAGGTGGTCAGCCACCAGGGCCGTGGGGTGCCCCAGGTCCGTGACCACGGCGCAGGCGACCCCGCCGGCCTCGACCCGGAAGGCCACGGGATCGGCGGCGTCATGGGGCAGGGCGAAGGGCAGCACGCGCCAGCCCTCCCAGTCCAGGGCCCGGCCCGCTTCCAGCGCGATCCAGCGCTCGGCGGGGATCTGGACGCCCTGGGCCCACTCCGCCGCCCGCCGCGTCTCCGGCGTGGCGAGGATGGCCCAGTCCGTGCGGCGGAGGATGACGCCCAGGGCCCCCACGTGGTCGGAGTGCTCGTGGGTCAGGGCCAGGGCCCGGACCTCGCCGCCCTGCAGGCCCAGTCCGTCGAGGCGCTGGCGGATCTGGCGCAGCGAGATGCCGGCGTCGATGAGCAGCGTCCGTCCGCCCTCGGACAGGGCGTGGCAGTTCCCCTTGGAACCGGAGGCGAGCGCCGCATAGTGCATGGCTCAGCATAACGCTTACACTGTCGGCATGAGCCCGACGCCGACCCCCACCCTGCGCCCCTCCAAGCCCGCCGACCTCGAGACCCACGTGGCCCATCGCGTCGCCATGTTCCGCGACATGGAGATGGGTTCGGAGGAGGGCCTCAAACGCATGGCGGAGGCCTTCCGGAACCAGCTGCGCGGCTGGCTGGTGACGGGCCAGTGCCGGGGCCTGGTGCTGGAGGAGCAGGGCCGCATCGTGGCCAGCGTGCTGATGCTCATGAAGGACACGCTGCCCACGCCGGTGACGCCGCTGTCCGTGCGGGGCTACCTGTTCAACGTCTACACCGAGCCCTCCCACCGGCGCAAAGGCTTGGCCGCCCGCCTCACGGACGCGGCCCTGGACCTGGCCCGGGACCTGGGCATCGAGATCGTGGAGCTGCACGCCAGCCTGGAAGCCGAGGGCATGTATCAGCGCATGGGCTTCGTCCCCACCAGCGAGATGCGCCTGGTGATGGGCGCGGGCATCAAGACGCCGAAGCAGTGGAAGCATCGCCGCTAGGAATCGTTCCCTTCCAGCGCCACAGCAGCAGGATGAAGGCCCCGCACACCAGGGCGCAGGGCAGGCTGGCCTCCAGGCCGAAGGCGCCGCCGGTGAGCCACTCGGGCTTCCCGTGGAAGATGGGCGTCCACAGCCCCGGGGTGTCGGTGGTGCCGCTGACGCCGAAGCCGAGCAGGCTGCCCTGGGCCCAGTTCCAGCCCAGGTGCACGCCGATGGGCAGGGCCAGGCTCCGGGTCCGCAGGTAGCAGAAGCCCAGCAGGATGGCCGCCAGCCCGATGTTCAGGGTGGCCCAGACCCGCGTGGCCCCGTGCATGCCCGGGTTGCCCCAGTGGCCCAGCGCGAAGAGCGCCGCGAAGACCAGCTGGCCCACCCAGGTGCCCGCGCCCTCCACCAGCCGCTGGAAGGGGAAGCCGCGGGACATGATCTCCTCGAAGAAGGCCACGCCGAGGAAGGCCCAGGCCGCCGCGAGCAGCTGCCGGGGGCCGATGCCCGCCGCCCGCTCCCAGTGGAAGCCATCCAGGCCCTTCACGATGAGGGCCGTCACCAGGATGAGGAGGATGCCACCCAGGGTGCCCGCCACCAGCTCGCCGAGCCAGCGGGGCCCCAGGCGAAAGCCCAGGTCGCGAAAGGAGCGCTTCTCGAGCCGCACGCAGACGAAGCTGGCCAGGGCCACGATCGCGGCGTTGATCCAGACGACGACGCCCATGCCCATGCGGGGCACGTGGAGGGCCTTGGCGATCAGGCTGAAGGCCAGGCCCAGGGCGGGGAACAGCACCATGAACCCCAGCGCCTTCCAGCCGCTGCGGACGGAGCCCTGCTCGTTGATGAAGCACGTGGCGAGCCATGCGGGCATGAATTCTCCTGGAGAGCGGGGCTACGGCCTGGGCCCCCGTGGCGTTGAGTCCTACATCACGCTCTGGGTCTCGGCGAAGGTGCGGGAGATCTCGAGGAAGATCTTCTCCTCGTTGGGCTTCAGGGCCACCGCGCGGGCGAACCAGGGGGCCGCCTTCTTGCGCTGGCCGGCCACCAGCAGGGCCCGGCCGAACTGAAGGAAGCGCTGCCAGTCGCCCTTCTCCAGGGCGGCCAGCACGCCCATGTAGCGCTCGGCCTCGTTCACCAGGCCCACTTCCGCGAGATCCACGCCGGCTTGGGTGATGGCGTCCTTGTTCTTGGGATCCCGCTGGACGATCTTCTCGTAGCTCTCCAGGGCCTCGGTCTTGTAGCCGTGCTTCAGCCAGGCCACCGCGATGAGGCGCAGCACCTCGCCGTCCTTGGATTCGCGGGTCTCGGCGTCCTTGAAGGCCGCCTCGGCCCTGGGCTTGTCCAGGGCCGCCAGGTAGGCCCGCCCGCACTCGGCGAGGTACTTCGCGTCCTTGGGCTTGAGGGCCCGGGCCTTGTCGGCGCAGCCCGCGAGGACAGCCCGCCGGTCGCCCGCGAAGAAGGCTTCGTCGAATGTGGGGGGCGCCTGGGCTTGGGCGCAGAGACCAAGGGCCGTGAAGAGCAGAGCAGTGAGGCGCATGGGAACTCCTTATGATCCGGGAGGTGCGACGGGGGGGTGCGTCTCGGGAAAGCTCTCCACGAGCTGCATGTCCCACTCTGTATCAAAGGTGACGATGAAGGCCGGGGGCTTGTTGTCGGGGGCGCTTGCAAGTCGAGCGATGAGGGTGTTCAAACCCTTCCACCGGTGGGGCTGCGTGGGGTCGGGTCGCATGTCCCAGACCTGCATCTGGGTCCCCGCATCTTGGCCACCCTTGGTCTCGCGATATCCCACCATGTAGAGGCGATCGGGGGAAAGGAACCCACTGACCGGCGGCTGAGCGGCACCCTCGATCCAGTGGGCGGCGGCGCCCACCTGGAGCAGCTGGGTCATGGCGTCCGGCTTGTCTGTCCAGGTCCGGGGCCACCCGCTGGCCATGCGGACCAGGTCGCGATGGGAGCCGCCCACCTCCTTCACCCGCACGCGCCACTTGGTGATTCCCCAGCTTGCGACGGCCAGCGGTTTAGCGGGGATCGGGGGCATCTGGCCCCTGATGGCGCTGAGGAGGGACTCGTAGTCGAAGGTGGTGAGGTTGTGCTCGGCGGCCTGATGGAAGCCGGCGAGGTTCGCGCCACGGGACTCCAGTTCCTGGCCGAAGGCTTTGGCGGCGCCCCAGTCCCCCAGGTGCATGGACACCATGAAGCAGTGGGTCAACTCGCGAATATCCATGTGGGAGCGGGTGGAAATGCGCTCATAGGCGAGCCGCATGCGATCCAGATCCAGGAGTCGCCAACCCAGTTCGAGGAGCAGGGCGTCCCGTTCCCGGGCCTTTGCCGCACCCAGCGTTTCGAGCAGGCTCCATGCCTTCAGCAGGTCTGGCTGTTGGCGACTAGCTTGCAGGTATGAACGGTCTGAGCCATAGGAGAATCCACCCAGGAGGTTGGCCTGCCACAGCCAGGAGGCCGCCTCGAACCGCGTCGCCTCGTCGGCAGCCGACCCGGTGGCCATTGCGGCTGCACGGACCGGGCTGCCAGCATGCAGGTCCTTCCGGGCCGAGGCATCGCCGGCCTGGAGCTTGCGCAGCGAAGCCAGGATGGGGGATGTCTCCTGGGCGGATACGCCGAGCGCCGCGGTGACGCAGAGGAAGGCGACAAGGCGCATGAGGGCTCCGGCAGGGATCGGCCCATGATAGGGCATTCCCGAGACCGAACGGATCTGTGGCCTCAGGGCAGCAGCGTTACGGCAGTTGTGCTGGCACGGCGGAGGATGGCATCCGCATGGGCCTGGGCGACGAGGAGCCAGACCTCCCAGTCCTTGGGATCGGCCTGGATGGCCTTCTGGAAGAAGCGGGCGGCATCTTCCCGACGGCCGGCCTCGAGGGCCATGCGGCCGAACTTCGCCAGCTCGTTCTGGTCCTTGGCGTCCGAGAGGAACACCTCTTCCATCAGGGGCATGGCCTTGTCGAAGTGGCCTGCGGCAGCAAGGTCCACCGCGGCGTCGGAAAGGGCCCGCTTCTTGTTGATGCGGGAGAGGTCGACGCTCACCAGGGGCCCCCAGCTGCGGCCGGAGACATCCGTCCCCCGGGAGCCGAAGCCGACCACGCCGCCCTCGCCCCGGGCCGAGGGCAGCACCTCGTAGGCCCGGAAGGCCTCGGCCTGGAAGCCGGCCCGCAGCCAGGCCTGGCCGATGAGCTGGAAGGACTCCGCGTGGACCTCCTTGGATTTCATGATCGCCAGGAAGAGGGCCTCGGCCTCGGCGCGCTGACCGGCCGCCAGGTTTATGCGGGCACGGGCGGCCATGGCCTCGTTGTCCTTGTCGGTG contains these protein-coding regions:
- a CDS encoding alanine racemase, which encodes MKPLFPLEDATCRHLAEAHGTPCFAYSAAAAAEQFSSLRKVMPPRMRLAYAVKANPHRDLLACFAALGASFDCASIGELERVEALGLPPGRTFFAGPGKREAELKKALAMGVRVQAEGFEDLARLDVLVDRETAVNLRVHPAFDIDEGNRIIGGSGPSAFGVDEEAVPALLQKAANLRHVRIRGLHVFAASNQRDAAKLLAIHGAVLSLAQRLHEAHGLAFEQIDLGGGLGIPYASEQAPLDLATLGRGHAELLARHPWFTGELILEPGRFLAGPCGMYLARVVRIKESRGTRFAILEGGINHLIRPLLTGEPFPVKAVGKGEGSVQYTLAGPLCTSLDRLGEARLPELAAGDLLAFGSTGAYGLNEGMTHFLSHPVPPEVWVG
- a CDS encoding tetratricopeptide repeat protein, producing MTTDPYAPYLRQADDLFAQGEVVKAGQIWQAILKQNPTHGEARERLLAVKQHLLALREAAAQAAPPAPPEPEPEPEPAVVAAPEPPPAPEPVPAPVPAPVQADPRSTSPEAALAAVAEPPKVITGQLDPERLLAEGCTLYDMGQLQDALKKWDQVLTLDPAHALARGYANGARRELGLGPIHAEPAPAPVSVAAHHADEDIDKLLREAVQLYDMGLTEEAITKWERILALEPERHEIAGYLREARKEVGQATSALTAPASAPTAPVEPDSLDLKLRQAEHLLSLQRHEEAAFTFQQALRLDPGNARALNGLERCRKPAGRPAPETRPAAPVMTLDAQGRIAMAVDDYPAPGEPQGVEPPAALQQTSTAPREGPSLPDRLREATEQMPWLREPKFLAAIGGGLLAVIVVLALVHGYRKDQALKEEVRAARAAAVAPVAQQAQAPDLTESPGALRQEAESAMGADPLRAYLRAEALVKASPNDAAGAQLLEKARAGLAGGVSGASLPEFQKHLQNGDLEAARKVVDALLRAQPDSADLRSRAGRLHLTLCFAHASQAKWDEAEEDLLRGRALFPGDKIWQVRLKLLEKVKALPKNQQPAWIPLLS
- a CDS encoding FHA domain-containing protein, which translates into the protein MIVVCPACQARFQYDDGRFGAARSKRFKCPKCSHVFEVANPALAQAPLDGTLAHPMPAFMPEAEPTPPTPIPAARTTAKRDREAMLVAAGLQVPGMPPGLKFTLAFLTGPQASTVQVLEQPQIVIGREEGDVVTRDPETSRRHALLEIHKDGTVWISDQQSTNGTLVNGERITGPVQLISQQEFTCGNSTFMLLVRNTEEFPLH
- a CDS encoding LolA family protein — translated: MFRSTLALLLLALPLAGQAPPPLKEVVERFDAAQAQVQTLQCPFTLTLRRALLKTPSVTKGTMYLQGSDFAHFAFQPPEDLVLHLTPKALISYSPEAREGELMKIGLIKNSDRKFLGLGQKLSYLSDYFQISLSEAKDGSNTWFLALAPRTLSLRKRMQALNLWVDKETWLPRQIQWIERSGDSWFLELGALRINQALPSGVIGFKLPEGIPLRSEFSFFATRKK
- a CDS encoding MBL fold metallo-hydrolase: MHYAALASGSKGNCHALSEGGRTLLIDAGISLRQIRQRLDGLGLQGGEVRALALTHEHSDHVGALGVILRRTDWAILATPETRRAAEWAQGVQIPAERWIALEAGRALDWEGWRVLPFALPHDAADPVAFRVEAGGVACAVVTDLGHPTALVADHLQDLDLLVLEANHDVDMLREGDYPPQLKARILSRVGHLSNASMAELLARVCSPRLKALVLAHLSESNNHPDLARFAAEEVLRGSAVALHVAHQREPLSLSAAPA
- a CDS encoding GNAT family N-acetyltransferase, with protein sequence MAQHNAYTVGMSPTPTPTLRPSKPADLETHVAHRVAMFRDMEMGSEEGLKRMAEAFRNQLRGWLVTGQCRGLVLEEQGRIVASVLMLMKDTLPTPVTPLSVRGYLFNVYTEPSHRRKGLAARLTDAALDLARDLGIEIVELHASLEAEGMYQRMGFVPTSEMRLVMGAGIKTPKQWKHRR
- a CDS encoding CPBP family intramembrane glutamic endopeptidase; its protein translation is MPAWLATCFINEQGSVRSGWKALGFMVLFPALGLAFSLIAKALHVPRMGMGVVVWINAAIVALASFVCVRLEKRSFRDLGFRLGPRWLGELVAGTLGGILLILVTALIVKGLDGFHWERAAGIGPRQLLAAAWAFLGVAFFEEIMSRGFPFQRLVEGAGTWVGQLVFAALFALGHWGNPGMHGATRVWATLNIGLAAILLGFCYLRTRSLALPIGVHLGWNWAQGSLLGFGVSGTTDTPGLWTPIFHGKPEWLTGGAFGLEASLPCALVCGAFILLLWRWKGTIPSGDASTASAS
- a CDS encoding tetratricopeptide repeat protein gives rise to the protein MRLTALLFTALGLCAQAQAPPTFDEAFFAGDRRAVLAGCADKARALKPKDAKYLAECGRAYLAALDKPRAEAAFKDAETRESKDGEVLRLIAVAWLKHGYKTEALESYEKIVQRDPKNKDAITQAGVDLAEVGLVNEAERYMGVLAALEKGDWQRFLQFGRALLVAGQRKKAAPWFARAVALKPNEEKIFLEISRTFAETQSVM